From a single Kwoniella shandongensis chromosome 9, complete sequence genomic region:
- a CDS encoding eukaryotic translation initiation factor 3 subunit E, with amino-acid sequence MAEYDLTQKLIPHLDRHLAIPLLNHLSDIAIFPAEQLAKAQYDLAKGTNMVDYIEGLHEQTKGEESKDFAKLRAEATARYQELQEKAQPVMKVIEDPDAVAKLRSGGDKEKNLELLRSEYQIDIDQINALYHFGQYQYTLGAYGPAANLLYHFLLLSPSHELNISAHWGKLASNIFNGEWESALVEVKDLRDAIDNPHGTAMAKPLAQLQARTWLLHWSLFVFFNLGEGQGCQSLLDMFLSPAYLNTIQTSCPHLLRYLVAAAIISRRAPKPAGTRGNRDHVKDLTKIVQMEEYQYSDPVTGFLKDLFADFDTNQAQQRLTVAESVVRSDFFLSGFADEFVENARWLISEVFCRIHRRIDIGPSTCPTKKGRSGLSTSSNMLHITRPHATPTATLIETTRGLAFRSQAIQFAMQSSTGEPQPRGERGERGERGGRGGRGRPRTQEVTA; translated from the exons ATGGCCGAGTACGATCTGACCCAA AAACTCATCcctcacctcgaccgacATCTTGccatcccccttctcaaCCACCTCTCCGATATCGCCATCTTCCCCGCCGAGCAATTAGCAAAGGCTCA ATATGATCTCGCAAAAGGCACAAATATGGTCGACTACATTGAGGGGTTGCACGAGCAGACCAAGGGAGAGGAATCAAAGGACTTTGCAAAGTTGAGAGCAGAGGCAACGGCCAGGTATCAGGAGCTGCAGGAGAAGGCACAGCCGGTTATGAAGGTCATCGAGGATCCCGATGCTGTTGCCAAGCTGAGAAGTGGTggagacaaggagaagaacttGGAATTGTTGAGGTCCGAATATCAA ATCGACATCGACCAAATCAACGCCTTGTATCACTTCGGTCAATACCAGTACACACTGGGAGCTTACGGTCCGGCTGCCAACCTCctctaccacttcctccttctctcaccgTCACACGAGTTAAATATCTCAGCTCACTGGGGAAAGCTCGCCTCGAACATTTTCAATGGAGAGTGGGAATCCGCGTTGGTGGAGGTCAAGGACTTGCGTGATGCTATCGACAACCCGCATGGCACAGCGATGGCCAAACCTTTGGCTCAGCTTCAAGCAAGGACATGGTTGCTTCACTGGtcgctcttcgtcttcttcaaccttgGAGAGGGTCAAGGCTGCCAAAGCTTGCTCGACATGTTCCTCTCCCCCGCATACCTCAACACCATCCAGACCTCTTGCCCCCATCTGCTCCGATACCTTGTTGCCGCCGCAATCATCTCTCGACGTGCTCCCAAACCCGCGGGGACCCGAGGTAACCGAGATCACGTCAAGGACCTTACCAAGATCGTTCAGATGGAGGAGTACCAATACTCGGACCCCGTCACTGGCTTCTTGAAAGACCTTTTCGCCGACTTCGACACCAACCAGGCTCAACAACGACTGACCGTGGCGGAGAGTGTCGTGCGAtcagacttcttcttgtcagGTTTCGCCGATGAATTTGTGGAGAATGCTAGGTGGTTGATCAGTGAAGTGTTCTGTCGTATACATCGAAGAATCGACATTGG ACCCTCAACTTGTCcaacgaagaaggggagaagtGGATTGTCAACCTCATCC AATATGCTCCACATCACTCGACCACACGCCACTCCTACCGCCACCCTTATCGAGACTACTCGAGGTCTCGCCTTCCGATCTCAAGCGATTCAATTTGCCATGCAAAGCAGTACGGGTGAGCCTCAGCCACgaggcgagagaggagagcgGGGAGAGAGGGGCGGACGTGGGGGAAGAGGCAGACCTAGGACTCAGGAAGTCACGGCGTAG